GAAACAACGCTGTCGGGATGGTTTAACGGCGCCAGCGTGTCGGTCAAATGGGTCAAAGCCTGGGTACCGACCTGAACGCTAAAACTGCCTGACTTACTGTCGCCATCGCCATCCGTCGCCACGAAATCGAAGGTCAACGGCAAGGTTTGCGTATTCGGAAAATTCGAGTACTTCAACCCGGTTACTTCGAAACTGCCGCTTATCACCTCGATTTTTAAAGTGTCGTAACCGCCGTCCACGACGATGGCCGGAGCATCTCCCCCACCGGGAGGCGCGCTGTAGCTGACTGCTTTACTGCCGACTTCGGCACCTTCGCGGTAAGCGGTCCACTTGAACGAGTCGGCACTGCCGCCGACGTTGATTTCGCTCAACCTGACGCCATTGACTAACTGCGGAGCGTCTACCCCGAAGTTATTGACCGTACCGAACTGGTAGGTAACGTTTTCGCCCTTGTCCATCACGCCGTCGTTGACGCCGACATGGCCATTATCGAGCACCAGGCCGGCGCCGGTAATCAGCAGCGAATTGCCAACCGCAATATTCCCCAGCGGGCCGACGGCGGCCGCGGCGAAATTCAAGTCGATAATCGGCGCCGCCGGCAAATCCAACACGCTTTCCAACGTCAACGTATAGTCGCCGACATTAGCGCCGTTATGCGTAGGCAGCAACGTAAACACCAGGCGATCTTCGGTGCCGAATCCGGCCGGACCGTTATCGACGTAGGCATACAATTCGTCCAGGCCGTCGTTGTTGGTATCCAATACCGTAAACGATACGCTGTCGGATAACGAGGTTACATTTGCCGTAGGCTTTACCAGGGTGATGCCGCCGTTACTGCCAAAACCGTCGAAGCCGAGATCGTATTGAATCAAGCCCGACAAGCTTTCTCCCGCCGCATCTTTCATTTCGGCATTGTGTAATAACTGGCCATTGCGACCGCCGACCGTCGGACCGTCGTCGAACACGGTTGCAGTAAATGCCGTATTCGCCACAGCACCGTTCGCGCCGGTCAATACCGCGGAAATATCGTATTGGATCGGCGCCGAAGCGGCGTCTGCCAAACCCGGGTGCGGCAATGCTTCTTTCAGCGCAAACTCGTAGCTACCGTCGGCATGCACCGTAATCCGATAGGTGCTGGCCTCCAAAGTCTTACTGGCCGCATCCCAAGTCGCTCCTGCAGCCGCCAAAGTCACGGAAACCGGCGCCTGGCCGTTGATCGACAGCGATCCGGTACCATTGGGCTCCAGTAACACGGAATGTCCTGTCGTTTCCAATCTCCCACTGGTCTCGTCCAGCGTAGCGTTCGTCGCTGCCACGATCGGGATATAGCCGACGCTGATCGTGGCTTGATTGGAGACCAATCCCAAATTGTCCGTAACCGTGTATTTGATCGGTGTCGGATTGCCAAGGAAACCCGGCTCCGGAGTAAAGGTGACATTGCCGTTCGTCGAGTCGACGCTCCACACCCCTTCCCCGGCAACTACCAGAGGCTGGCCGGGGCCGGTCGAGCCGACTAATTGAATAGTCGAAGGCTCCGGTTTAGGGCCATCGGGGTCGAAGTCATCATCGTGCACTCCCAGTACTACAGCGGGCGTCCCCGGCGTTTGACCGCCGATACTATTATCCCCGGCCACC
Above is a window of Methylomonas koyamae DNA encoding:
- a CDS encoding retention module-containing protein; its protein translation is MAREIGIVKSVSGSARATAADGSIRTLQAGDRVFDTDVLATAAGSSIVVELADGSSVDMGANDSMPLGAALQEQSQEAVAVAPNPTPAGPSAEDIQAALLAGADPTQIADPTAAGAPGAGPAGGGVAGNEGHVPVSVDYLNPVAPVTNGFDTTGPSVAFNDIAPEVLLLNPGALPGEPITGGNLPPVAGDNSIGGQTPGTPAVVLGVHDDDFDPDGPKPEPSTIQLVGSTGPGQPLVVAGEGVWSVDSTNGNVTFTPEPGFLGNPTPIKYTVTDNLGLVSNQATISVGYIPIVAATNATLDETSGRLETTGHSVLLEPNGTGSLSINGQAPVSVTLAAAGATWDAASKTLEASTYRITVHADGSYEFALKEALPHPGLADAASAPIQYDISAVLTGANGAVANTAFTATVFDDGPTVGGRNGQLLHNAEMKDAAGESLSGLIQYDLGFDGFGSNGGITLVKPTANVTSLSDSVSFTVLDTNNDGLDELYAYVDNGPAGFGTEDRLVFTLLPTHNGANVGDYTLTLESVLDLPAAPIIDLNFAAAAVGPLGNIAVGNSLLITGAGLVLDNGHVGVNDGVMDKGENVTYQFGTVNNFGVDAPQLVNGVRLSEINVGGSADSFKWTAYREGAEVGSKAVSYSAPPGGGDAPAIVVDGGYDTLKIEVISGSFEVTGLKYSNFPNTQTLPLTFDFVATDGDGDSKSGSFSVQVGTQALTHLTDTLAPLNHPDSVVSH